The Sorangiineae bacterium MSr11367 genome window below encodes:
- the nusG gene encoding transcription termination/antitermination protein NusG → MSKKWYVIQTYSGYENKVREALLQRIKEHGKDAQFGEILIPTETVQEQRAGGKARVRQKNSFPGYIFVEMEMSEDAWHLVKDTPKVTGFIGNQRPQEVKPPQIDDLRKIIVEGAVKPKPRVSFEAGDEIRVIDGAFANFSGTVEEVKPDKQKLKVKVSIFGRATPVELDFSQVEKRV, encoded by the coding sequence ATGTCCAAGAAGTGGTACGTCATTCAGACCTACTCCGGCTACGAGAACAAGGTCCGCGAGGCCCTGCTTCAGCGCATCAAGGAACACGGAAAGGACGCTCAGTTCGGTGAGATCCTGATCCCGACCGAGACCGTGCAAGAGCAGCGCGCCGGCGGCAAAGCCCGCGTTCGTCAGAAGAACAGCTTCCCGGGCTACATCTTCGTCGAGATGGAGATGAGCGAGGACGCTTGGCACCTCGTCAAGGACACCCCGAAGGTCACCGGCTTCATCGGCAACCAGCGCCCGCAGGAGGTCAAGCCTCCGCAAATCGACGATCTTCGCAAGATCATCGTGGAAGGCGCCGTCAAACCCAAGCCGCGCGTCTCCTTCGAGGCGGGCGACGAGATCCGCGTCATCGACGGAGCATTTGCCAACTTCAGCGGCACCGTCGAAGAGGTCAAACCCGACAAGCAGAAGCTGAAGGTCAAGGTTTCCATTTTTGGTCGCGCCACCCCGGTTGAACTCGATTTCAGCCAAGTCGAAAAGCGCGTCTAA
- the secE gene encoding preprotein translocase subunit SecE, giving the protein MSITQKYKEKDGDSPEEGQESSESEETSQSENVEGAESSPSGAARPTGIGVRKTDELANGKTDALATSEEEEDDEDEGDEAVAPAQFGTARFVFAAYFGGAILIAFIVSKVLGAAWFRLSQYKPQIGEPHDEVVMPVAGAVGLATAIYYWKRTRARELAEEVADELSKVTWPSKQEVTNSTAVVLVTTALATIFFALMDRFWGFVTNLVYGT; this is encoded by the coding sequence ATGTCGATCACGCAAAAGTACAAGGAAAAGGACGGCGATTCGCCGGAGGAAGGGCAAGAAAGCTCGGAATCCGAAGAAACCTCCCAGTCCGAGAACGTGGAAGGCGCTGAGTCCTCGCCGTCAGGTGCGGCCCGCCCGACCGGCATTGGTGTGCGTAAAACGGATGAGCTCGCCAACGGCAAGACCGACGCGTTGGCCACATCCGAAGAAGAAGAGGACGACGAAGACGAGGGAGACGAAGCCGTTGCCCCGGCCCAATTTGGGACGGCTCGGTTCGTCTTTGCGGCCTATTTTGGGGGCGCGATCCTCATTGCCTTCATCGTCTCGAAGGTGCTTGGCGCCGCTTGGTTCCGGCTCTCGCAGTACAAGCCGCAGATCGGCGAGCCCCACGACGAGGTGGTGATGCCGGTCGCCGGCGCCGTCGGATTGGCAACCGCCATCTACTATTGGAAGAGGACGCGCGCGCGGGAGCTTGCCGAAGAAGTCGCGGATGAGCTTTCGAAAGTCACTTGGCCGAGCAAGCAGGAGGTAACGAACTCGACAGCGGTCGTTCTGGTGACCACCGCTCTTGCCACCATCTTTTTCGCGCTGATGGATCGGTTCTGGGGTTTCGTCACCAACCTCGTCTACGGAACGTAA
- the rpmG gene encoding 50S ribosomal protein L33: MGARVTMTLVCTECSSRNYKTNRKVTQKGQLELKKFCPSCKRHTVHKETK, encoded by the coding sequence ATGGGTGCACGCGTCACGATGACGCTCGTTTGCACCGAGTGTTCGTCCCGAAATTACAAGACGAACCGAAAGGTGACGCAGAAGGGGCAGCTCGAGCTGAAAAAGTTCTGCCCCTCCTGCAAGCGCCACACGGTTCACAAGGAAACCAAGTAG
- the tuf gene encoding elongation factor Tu has product MAKEKFNRSKPHVNVGTIGHIDHGKTTLTAALVKVQSKKNLAKVISYADIAKGGTVRDATKTVTIAASHVEYESEKRHYAHVDCPGHADYIKNMITGAAQMDGAILVVSALDSVMPQTREHVLLARQVGLNHIVVALNKCDAVDDPEMLDLVEMEVRELLTKNKFDGDNAKVVQVASFPALNGEPKWEESIGNLINALDEAIPEPQRDVDKPFLLAVEDVFSIKGRGTVATGRIERGVIKVGEDVEIVGFADSRKVTVTGVEMFRKLLDQGQAGDNVGLLLRGIERTDIERGQILCKPGSVTPHKKFVGEVYVLKKEEGGRHTPFFTNYRPQFYMRTTDVTGTCELPEGTKMVMPGDNITMTISLITAVGLEEQMRFAIREGGRTVGAGIVTKILE; this is encoded by the coding sequence ATGGCGAAAGAGAAATTCAACCGAAGCAAGCCCCACGTGAATGTGGGCACCATCGGCCACATCGACCACGGGAAGACGACCTTGACGGCAGCACTCGTGAAGGTTCAGTCCAAGAAGAACCTGGCCAAGGTCATCAGCTACGCCGACATCGCCAAGGGCGGCACGGTTCGCGACGCGACCAAGACGGTCACCATCGCGGCTTCGCACGTGGAGTACGAGAGCGAGAAGCGCCACTACGCCCACGTCGACTGCCCCGGCCACGCCGACTACATCAAGAACATGATCACGGGTGCGGCGCAGATGGACGGCGCCATCCTCGTGGTGAGCGCGCTCGACTCGGTCATGCCGCAGACGCGCGAGCACGTTCTCTTGGCCCGTCAGGTCGGTTTGAACCACATCGTCGTTGCGCTCAACAAGTGTGACGCGGTCGACGACCCGGAAATGCTCGACCTGGTCGAGATGGAAGTCCGCGAGCTTCTGACGAAGAACAAGTTCGACGGCGACAACGCGAAGGTCGTCCAGGTGGCGTCGTTCCCGGCGCTCAACGGCGAGCCGAAGTGGGAAGAGTCGATCGGGAACCTGATCAACGCTCTCGACGAGGCGATTCCGGAGCCGCAGCGTGACGTCGACAAGCCGTTCCTGCTCGCGGTCGAGGACGTGTTCTCGATCAAAGGCCGCGGCACCGTCGCGACGGGCCGCATCGAGCGCGGCGTGATCAAGGTCGGCGAGGACGTCGAGATCGTTGGCTTTGCCGATTCGCGCAAGGTCACGGTCACGGGCGTCGAGATGTTCCGCAAGCTGCTCGACCAGGGCCAGGCAGGCGACAACGTCGGCCTCCTCCTGCGCGGCATCGAGCGTACGGACATCGAGCGCGGCCAGATTCTCTGCAAGCCGGGCTCGGTTACGCCGCACAAGAAGTTCGTGGGCGAAGTGTACGTCCTGAAGAAGGAAGAGGGCGGCCGCCACACGCCGTTCTTCACGAACTACCGTCCGCAGTTCTACATGCGCACGACGGACGTGACGGGGACCTGCGAGTTGCCGGAAGGCACCAAGATGGTCATGCCGGGCGACAACATCACGATGACGATCAGCCTGATCACGGCGGTGGGTCTCGAAGAGCAGATGCGCTTCGCGATCCGCGAAGGCGGCCGTACGGTCGGCGCCGGCATCGTGACGAAGATTCTCGAGTAA
- a CDS encoding TetR family transcriptional regulator has protein sequence MTATNETRQRILAAALELFAERGFAATTTAALAQRAGVAEKTLFSQFKSKERLFEETVSPAVLELVAPQVLSSVADTMTIPWDRLEDFLRALFLNRLEFAKTHRAKLKLIVQEVLLRPELFDRFFERGQRDIYPRFIKLAEHFQAKGELRQMPPAALLRMVLSVVGGYLVTRTILMPNAQWDDPAEINMMLNVLTEGLRPRARASTERLATPLPSKSPLKTPLPTKAERLATPPPFKATRIPTPSPSKAPRIPTPPPSRAPRIPTPAPSKAPRIATPPPSPAKRFPSKP, from the coding sequence GTGACTGCAACGAACGAGACCCGTCAGCGCATACTTGCGGCCGCGCTCGAGCTGTTTGCCGAGCGAGGCTTTGCCGCAACCACCACCGCCGCCCTGGCACAACGTGCCGGCGTTGCCGAGAAGACCCTCTTCTCGCAATTCAAGAGCAAGGAGAGGCTCTTCGAGGAGACCGTCAGCCCGGCGGTGCTCGAGCTCGTAGCTCCTCAAGTTCTATCGAGCGTGGCCGACACCATGACGATCCCATGGGATCGTCTCGAGGACTTCCTGCGCGCGTTGTTCCTCAACCGCCTCGAGTTCGCGAAGACCCATCGCGCCAAGCTCAAACTGATCGTGCAAGAGGTGCTCTTGCGCCCCGAGCTCTTCGATCGGTTCTTCGAGCGGGGCCAGCGCGACATCTATCCGCGCTTCATCAAGCTCGCGGAGCACTTTCAGGCGAAGGGCGAGCTTCGCCAGATGCCGCCCGCAGCGCTCCTTCGCATGGTGCTCTCCGTCGTCGGTGGATACCTCGTCACGCGCACCATCCTGATGCCCAACGCGCAGTGGGACGACCCGGCCGAGATCAACATGATGCTCAACGTGCTCACCGAGGGCCTACGTCCGCGGGCCCGTGCCTCGACGGAGCGCCTGGCCACGCCGCTCCCGAGCAAGAGTCCCCTCAAGACGCCCCTCCCGACGAAGGCGGAGCGCCTCGCCACACCGCCGCCCTTCAAGGCCACGCGCATCCCCACGCCCTCCCCATCGAAGGCGCCGCGCATTCCCACGCCGCCGCCCTCCAGGGCGCCGCGCATTCCCACGCCTGCACCGTCGAAGGCCCCGCGCATCGCCACGCCGCCGCCCTCGCCCGCGAAGCGCTTTCCGAGCAAGCCCTGA
- a CDS encoding efflux RND transporter periplasmic adaptor subunit: MKERSRFAPPKRAVAAVLGAIALAGALGWRVHAQQADLRKPSGGSGTVEGTEVVVSSRVQGRIREVLVQAGDTVKRSQVIARLDCIDQEASLRSAQAQLRVAESNVDVAEAQSLDAHDNALVVASKTASARAEGASAMAAAEQAAREADRTSRLHREGVVAAVEWERTDTQREQLDAQRRAALAALQTTVLSAKSARSSAQAARTRVEAARAAVESARAEVTRAETSVAECTLLAPRDAVVTDRFLEPGAVVAPGSRVAGTIDLSTAKVVFFLPNAELARARIGVRAVARVDAYPERVFEGRVQRVASEAEFTPHNVQTREDRDRLVYAVEVHIDNDDGSLRAGMPAEVTLP, encoded by the coding sequence ATGAAAGAGCGAAGTCGGTTCGCGCCACCGAAACGTGCGGTTGCGGCGGTGCTCGGCGCTATAGCACTTGCGGGGGCGCTCGGGTGGCGCGTGCATGCACAGCAGGCCGACCTTCGAAAACCCTCCGGTGGTTCGGGAACGGTGGAGGGCACGGAGGTCGTCGTAAGCTCGCGCGTGCAAGGGCGCATCCGCGAAGTGCTCGTGCAGGCCGGCGACACCGTGAAGCGATCGCAGGTGATTGCACGGCTCGATTGCATCGACCAAGAGGCTAGCCTTCGCTCCGCGCAGGCGCAACTTCGCGTTGCGGAGTCGAATGTCGATGTCGCCGAGGCGCAATCGCTCGACGCACACGACAACGCATTGGTGGTGGCGTCGAAGACGGCATCGGCGCGGGCCGAAGGAGCGTCGGCCATGGCGGCCGCGGAGCAGGCCGCTCGCGAGGCGGATCGCACGTCGCGTCTGCATCGCGAAGGGGTGGTGGCCGCCGTCGAATGGGAGCGGACGGACACGCAGCGCGAGCAGCTCGATGCGCAGCGAAGGGCTGCGCTCGCCGCGTTGCAAACCACGGTGCTCTCCGCCAAAAGCGCCCGCAGTTCGGCACAGGCTGCAAGGACGCGGGTGGAGGCCGCACGGGCCGCCGTGGAGTCGGCGCGGGCCGAGGTGACGCGCGCCGAGACGAGCGTGGCGGAGTGCACTTTGCTCGCCCCACGCGACGCCGTCGTGACGGATCGGTTCCTCGAGCCGGGCGCGGTGGTGGCGCCAGGCAGCCGGGTGGCAGGGACCATCGACCTGTCGACGGCGAAGGTCGTGTTCTTCTTGCCCAATGCGGAGCTCGCACGTGCACGTATCGGGGTGCGCGCAGTGGCGCGAGTGGATGCCTATCCGGAACGCGTGTTCGAAGGGCGCGTGCAGCGCGTGGCGAGCGAAGCGGAGTTCACGCCCCACAACGTGCAAACGCGCGAGGACCGCGATCGGCTCGTGTACGCCGTGGAGGTGCACATCGACAATGACGACGGATCGCTGCGCGCCGGGATGCCGGCGGAGGTCACGCTGCCGTGA
- a CDS encoding ABC transporter ATP-binding protein: MTVPHPSPPPAGEGAKTLLEALNVTKCFGDTRALSGASLTLREGELLGLVGADGAGKTSLIRALVGLVAIDGGTVTVGGATWDGAGRDARESLGYMPQQYSLYPDLSVEENLTFFARLFGLKRHVFEERREQLLTMTLLDRARDRPAGKLSGGMYKKLAVACALLHRPRALVLDEPTNGVDPVSRRELWALLYEFVGQGMGVLIATPYMDEAARCGRVVLLSHGVVLAEGAPAALVASLEHVPGARHDFEDFYLSVVDSPSPSPLRGKSAAASDGPPAGGEGAPEVLP; this comes from the coding sequence GTGACCGTCCCCCACCCCAGCCCTCCCCCTGCGGGGGAGGGAGCCAAGACGTTGCTCGAAGCGCTCAATGTTACAAAGTGTTTCGGCGACACGCGGGCGCTTTCGGGAGCGTCGCTGACGCTGCGCGAGGGTGAGCTTTTGGGGCTCGTCGGGGCCGATGGCGCGGGGAAGACCTCGCTCATTCGCGCGCTCGTGGGCCTGGTGGCCATCGATGGCGGCACGGTGACCGTGGGCGGCGCGACGTGGGACGGGGCCGGGCGCGATGCACGCGAGTCGCTCGGGTACATGCCGCAGCAGTACAGCCTGTATCCCGATTTGTCGGTGGAGGAGAATCTGACGTTCTTCGCGCGGCTGTTCGGCTTGAAGCGCCATGTCTTCGAGGAGCGGCGAGAGCAGCTGCTCACCATGACCTTGCTCGATCGGGCACGGGATCGGCCAGCGGGCAAGCTGTCGGGCGGCATGTACAAGAAGCTGGCGGTGGCGTGTGCGCTGCTGCATCGACCGCGGGCGCTGGTGCTCGACGAGCCGACCAACGGGGTCGATCCCGTGAGCCGGCGCGAGCTGTGGGCGCTGCTCTACGAGTTCGTCGGCCAGGGCATGGGCGTGCTCATCGCCACGCCATACATGGACGAAGCTGCGCGGTGCGGGCGCGTGGTGCTGCTCTCGCACGGGGTGGTGCTTGCCGAGGGGGCGCCAGCAGCCCTGGTGGCCTCGCTCGAGCACGTGCCGGGTGCCCGGCACGATTTCGAAGATTTCTACCTGAGCGTCGTAGACTCCCCCTCCCCGAGCCCTCTGCGTGGAAAGTCGGCCGCCGCAAGCGACGGACCTCCGGCGGGGGGGGAGGGAGCACCAGAGGTGCTTCCATGA
- a CDS encoding ABC transporter ATP-binding protein: protein MMPHGTGAPAIEVRGLEKRFGDFRAVRGVSFHVEQGEIFGYLGANGAGKSTTIRILCGLLVPSGGTAIVAGHDVATDSEGVRLSVGYMSQKFSLYPDLTAFENLDFFGGAYRLPPAQRRKRARDLMNEVGLDPSDATLTGAMPGGTRQRVALAAALLHEPRIVFLDEPTAGVDPAARRTFWRTIRRIAESGVTIFVTTHYMDEAESCHRVGLMVDGELVALDTPSRLKETYVPGVIYEIRGPALPQEPLRALPGVTRVEPFGAGLHVGGDARLNADAIARALGSAGAGEATIEPISATLEDVFLAVVTRKAAP from the coding sequence ATGATGCCCCATGGGACCGGTGCTCCCGCCATTGAGGTTCGTGGGCTCGAGAAGAGGTTCGGCGACTTTCGTGCGGTGCGCGGGGTGTCGTTTCACGTCGAGCAGGGGGAGATCTTTGGGTACCTCGGGGCGAACGGCGCGGGGAAGTCGACGACCATCCGCATCCTGTGCGGGCTGCTCGTGCCGTCGGGCGGAACGGCGATCGTGGCGGGGCACGACGTGGCGACGGACTCGGAGGGCGTGCGGCTCTCCGTGGGGTACATGTCGCAGAAGTTCTCGCTCTATCCCGATTTGACGGCGTTCGAGAACCTGGACTTCTTCGGCGGCGCCTACCGCCTGCCGCCCGCACAGCGCCGAAAACGCGCGCGCGATTTGATGAACGAAGTGGGACTCGATCCGAGCGATGCGACGCTCACCGGCGCGATGCCCGGGGGCACGCGGCAGCGGGTGGCGCTGGCGGCGGCGCTTCTTCACGAGCCGCGCATCGTCTTTTTGGACGAGCCCACGGCGGGCGTCGATCCGGCGGCGCGGCGCACGTTCTGGCGCACGATTCGCCGCATCGCCGAGTCGGGCGTGACCATCTTCGTCACGACGCACTACATGGACGAGGCCGAGTCCTGCCATCGCGTCGGGCTGATGGTGGACGGCGAGCTGGTCGCGCTGGACACGCCGTCGCGCCTCAAAGAGACGTACGTCCCCGGCGTCATCTACGAGATACGCGGCCCGGCATTGCCGCAGGAGCCGCTGCGCGCCCTGCCCGGTGTCACACGGGTCGAGCCCTTCGGCGCAGGGCTTCACGTGGGCGGCGACGCACGGCTGAACGCCGACGCCATTGCGCGAGCACTCGGGTCGGCCGGCGCAGGCGAGGCCACCATCGAACCGATTTCGGCGACCTTGGAGGACGTGTTCCTCGCCGTGGTCACACGAAAGGCGGCGCCGTGA
- a CDS encoding ABC transporter permease → MNLAALRRTWAMAQKEWMHIGRDSATLYFALVMPLLLLVLFGYAVSFDLDHIRTVIVDRDHSAESRLLAQHLFSGKTFDRTADLEHEADVEPMFRRREAQMALVIPKGFSASLARGEAVRVQVLVDAADNVVAGTAVGYVSRFAENTNRARRLEVLGDEPARIEARVRALYNPELRSTVFLVPGLIAFIQSMMGVLLTALTVAREWERGSMEQLFATPVSRLEIVVGKLLPYFGVGMVQMLLVLTVGTWLFDVPIRGSLLVLFAVSSLFLAACLGQGLLISVATRNQMVATQLAAVTSMLPAALLSGLIIPIDNMPRVLQILTQVLPARHFVSALRAILLRDGSLVSMLPDAGALALFALAMLAMSTKSFRKVIA, encoded by the coding sequence GTGAACCTCGCAGCGCTGCGCCGCACGTGGGCCATGGCCCAGAAGGAGTGGATGCACATCGGGCGCGACTCCGCGACCTTGTACTTCGCGCTGGTGATGCCGCTGCTGCTGCTCGTTCTCTTCGGGTACGCGGTCTCGTTCGATCTGGACCACATTCGCACGGTCATCGTGGACCGCGATCACTCGGCGGAGAGCCGGTTGCTCGCGCAACATCTTTTCTCGGGGAAGACCTTCGATCGAACCGCGGACCTCGAGCACGAGGCCGACGTGGAACCGATGTTCCGACGGCGCGAGGCGCAGATGGCCTTGGTCATTCCCAAGGGCTTCAGCGCGAGCTTGGCCCGGGGCGAAGCCGTGCGCGTGCAGGTGCTCGTGGATGCCGCGGACAACGTGGTGGCCGGCACCGCCGTCGGCTACGTATCGCGCTTTGCCGAGAATACGAACCGCGCGCGGAGGCTCGAGGTGCTCGGCGACGAGCCGGCACGCATCGAGGCACGGGTGCGTGCGCTGTACAACCCTGAGCTGCGCTCCACGGTGTTCCTCGTGCCCGGGCTCATTGCCTTCATTCAATCGATGATGGGCGTGCTCCTCACCGCCCTCACCGTCGCGCGCGAATGGGAGCGCGGCAGCATGGAGCAGCTGTTCGCCACGCCGGTCTCGCGGCTGGAGATCGTGGTGGGCAAGCTCCTTCCCTACTTCGGCGTGGGCATGGTCCAGATGCTCCTGGTCCTCACCGTCGGAACGTGGCTCTTCGACGTCCCCATTCGCGGATCGCTGCTGGTGCTCTTCGCCGTCTCGTCCTTGTTTCTTGCCGCGTGCCTGGGCCAGGGGCTTCTCATCAGCGTGGCCACGCGCAATCAAATGGTGGCTACGCAGCTCGCTGCGGTCACCTCCATGCTGCCGGCGGCGCTGCTCAGCGGGTTGATCATCCCCATCGACAACATGCCCCGCGTCCTGCAGATCCTCACGCAGGTGCTGCCCGCGCGGCATTTCGTGAGCGCGCTGCGGGCCATCCTCCTGCGCGATGGTTCGCTCGTGTCGATGCTTCCCGACGCGGGTGCGCTCGCGCTGTTTGCGCTGGCCATGCTGGCCATGTCCACCAAGTCGTTCCGAAAGGTCATCGCATGA
- a CDS encoding ABC transporter permease has product MIRPYTLVALIKKEFIQVFRDKRMLAVLLVVPVLQVTVFGYAANLELTRVTGVVVDESRSRESTEFTEALGAEGTFHLRHVKAVRDAEAALRDGEASMALVIPREFSRKLGTGESARVQALVDGSDPSQAQSAMNALEQFVAMQAAPSMRPAPVMVLEPRFFFNPGLKSRLFMVPGTAAAVLVIVTSIVTAMGLTREREVGTMEQLLVTPMSSVTLMVGKTIPYAMFGLVDEMLILLAGNLLFDVPLRGVGLIFLATTVYLVATLGIGLFIATIARTQQQALMGGFFFLLPAILLSGFLTSVDAMPGWIKPITWINPVKYFVDICRSVLLRRASLGDVLGALTSLAILGVGLLAGASWRFRKQIG; this is encoded by the coding sequence ATGATCCGTCCGTACACACTGGTGGCCTTGATCAAGAAAGAGTTCATCCAGGTCTTTCGCGACAAGCGGATGCTCGCCGTGCTGCTCGTCGTCCCCGTGCTCCAGGTCACCGTCTTCGGGTACGCCGCCAACCTGGAGCTCACGCGCGTCACGGGGGTCGTGGTCGACGAAAGCCGCTCGCGCGAAAGCACGGAGTTCACCGAGGCGCTCGGGGCGGAGGGCACCTTTCACCTGCGGCACGTGAAGGCTGTCCGCGATGCGGAAGCGGCGCTTCGCGATGGCGAAGCGTCGATGGCGCTGGTCATTCCGCGAGAATTTTCACGCAAGCTGGGCACGGGGGAGAGCGCGCGGGTGCAGGCGCTGGTCGACGGATCGGATCCTTCGCAGGCGCAGTCGGCCATGAATGCGCTGGAGCAATTCGTCGCGATGCAGGCCGCACCGTCCATGCGCCCAGCCCCCGTCATGGTGCTGGAGCCGCGGTTCTTCTTCAATCCGGGCCTCAAGAGCCGGCTTTTCATGGTGCCCGGCACGGCGGCGGCGGTTCTCGTGATTGTGACGTCCATCGTCACGGCGATGGGGCTGACGCGCGAGCGCGAGGTGGGAACGATGGAGCAGCTCTTGGTGACGCCCATGTCGAGCGTGACGCTCATGGTGGGGAAAACCATTCCGTATGCCATGTTCGGCTTGGTGGACGAGATGCTCATTCTGCTCGCGGGCAATCTCTTGTTCGATGTGCCCCTTCGCGGCGTGGGCCTGATCTTTCTGGCGACTACCGTGTACCTGGTGGCCACGTTGGGCATCGGTCTGTTCATTGCGACGATCGCCCGCACGCAACAGCAGGCGCTCATGGGCGGCTTCTTTTTCCTGCTGCCGGCGATATTGCTGTCCGGGTTTCTGACGTCGGTCGATGCCATGCCGGGTTGGATCAAGCCCATCACCTGGATCAACCCCGTCAAATACTTCGTCGACATCTGCCGCTCCGTTCTCTTGCGCCGCGCGTCGTTGGGCGATGTGCTCGGAGCACTGACATCGCTCGCGATCCTCGGCGTGGGGTTGCTCGCGGGGGCGTCATGGCGATTTCGAAAGCAAATCGGCTAA